One genomic segment of Laspinema palackyanum D2c includes these proteins:
- the rimO gene encoding 30S ribosomal protein S12 methylthiotransferase RimO: protein MGNKPTIAISHLGCEKNRIDTEHILGLLVQAGYSVDTDEEVADYVIVNTCSFIQSAREESVRTLVELAEANKKIVITGCMAQHFQEQLFDELPEAVAVVGTGDYNKIVEVIERVEVGERVTEISAEPTYIADETTPRYRTTTEGVAYLRVAEGCDYRCAFCIIPHLRGNQRSRTIESIVAEAKQLASEGVQEIILISQITTNYGLDLYGEPKLAELLRALGEVDVPWIRMHYAYPTGLTPKVLRAIRETPNVLPYLDLPLQHSHPEVLRAMNRPWQAGVNDRIIEGIKAAVPEAVLRTTFIVGFPGETDEHFDHLYQFVQRHEFDHVGVFTFSPEEGTPAYTLPNQLPQEVMDERRDALMELQQPISLKKNQGEVGKVVDVLIEQEHPETGELIGRSARFAPEVDGLVYVRGNARLGSRVPVAIASADVYDLYGHVATVADLVQRESIALG from the coding sequence ATGGGCAACAAGCCAACCATTGCTATCTCTCATCTAGGATGCGAGAAAAATCGCATTGACACCGAACATATTCTGGGCCTGTTGGTACAAGCAGGCTACTCGGTCGATACTGATGAAGAAGTAGCAGATTACGTCATCGTCAACACTTGTAGTTTTATTCAATCGGCTCGGGAAGAGTCAGTCCGGACGCTGGTAGAACTAGCGGAGGCGAACAAAAAAATCGTCATTACTGGATGCATGGCGCAACATTTCCAGGAACAACTGTTTGATGAACTGCCCGAAGCAGTTGCAGTTGTGGGAACTGGGGATTATAATAAAATCGTAGAAGTGATTGAACGGGTCGAAGTCGGCGAGCGAGTCACAGAGATTTCCGCAGAACCGACTTATATCGCCGATGAGACGACACCGCGCTACCGGACGACTACCGAAGGTGTAGCGTACCTGCGGGTCGCGGAGGGATGTGATTACCGCTGTGCATTTTGCATCATTCCGCATCTTCGGGGAAACCAGCGATCGCGCACCATCGAGTCCATCGTAGCGGAAGCCAAGCAATTGGCCTCCGAAGGCGTCCAAGAAATTATTTTAATTTCTCAAATTACCACCAACTATGGGTTAGACCTATACGGTGAACCCAAATTGGCGGAACTGTTGCGTGCATTGGGCGAGGTAGATGTCCCCTGGATTCGGATGCACTACGCCTATCCTACGGGACTGACCCCGAAAGTGCTGCGGGCGATTCGGGAAACCCCGAACGTGCTGCCGTACTTAGATTTACCCTTGCAACACTCCCATCCAGAAGTGCTGCGGGCGATGAATCGGCCCTGGCAAGCGGGGGTCAATGATCGGATTATCGAGGGAATTAAAGCAGCAGTGCCAGAGGCGGTATTGCGAACCACCTTTATTGTGGGATTCCCGGGCGAAACCGATGAACATTTTGATCACCTGTATCAGTTTGTTCAACGTCATGAGTTCGATCATGTAGGCGTGTTCACCTTCTCCCCGGAAGAAGGAACCCCCGCCTATACGCTGCCGAATCAACTCCCGCAAGAGGTGATGGATGAGCGGCGTGATGCCTTGATGGAATTGCAGCAGCCGATTTCACTGAAGAAAAATCAAGGGGAAGTCGGTAAGGTTGTAGACGTATTAATCGAACAAGAACACCCCGAAACTGGGGAGTTAATAGGCCGATCGGCGCGATTTGCGCCAGAAGTGGATGGGTTGGTCTATGTTCGAGGAAATGCACGTCTCGGTTCGAGGGTGCCGGTGGCGATCGCCAGTGCTGACGTTTACGACCTCTATGGTCATGTGGCAACTGTAGCTGACCTCGTACAACGGGAATCCATTGCCCTCGGTTAA
- a CDS encoding hemolysin family protein, with translation MISSPFPHSVLAVSQLQPLLGNIWLDVGVLMFMLVLSALFSGSETAITALDNLKLRSLIKEQGDPHRIFTLVLHKRTRFITTLLVGNNLVNNFSAILTSNLFALWLGNAGLGVATAVVTLLVLIFGEITPKSLAINNVIPIFKVVVRPIYWLSRVLSLFGIVQLLEKITHLMIRLVQGNNVQQGESLTDLQLMIEILGGRGQLDLYKHQLLNKALMLDSLSAREVVKPRIEMRTISHEATLQDLVDLCLETGYSRIPVQEESKDRIVGIVHLKRAIQQIRACQQEGIENGGVTLAMDPPVYVPETKRVADLLKEMLQQRLHIAIVVDEYGGTVGLLTLEDILEELVGEIYDESDLDNRTHRKGVVNAFPLGIRSNWGNGR, from the coding sequence GTGATTTCTTCACCCTTCCCTCATTCGGTACTAGCAGTTTCTCAACTGCAACCCCTGTTAGGAAATATTTGGCTTGATGTCGGGGTCCTGATGTTCATGCTGGTCCTCTCTGCCTTATTTTCCGGTTCAGAAACGGCTATTACCGCCCTCGATAATCTGAAACTGCGATCGCTCATCAAAGAACAAGGGGACCCTCACCGCATCTTTACCCTGGTTCTGCACAAGCGGACTCGCTTCATTACCACCCTCCTCGTCGGCAATAACCTCGTCAATAATTTTTCCGCCATTTTGACCAGCAATCTGTTTGCCTTGTGGCTGGGAAATGCCGGATTAGGAGTAGCCACAGCCGTGGTCACCCTGTTAGTCCTGATTTTTGGGGAAATTACCCCCAAATCTTTAGCGATTAACAACGTGATTCCCATTTTCAAGGTGGTTGTAAGACCCATCTACTGGTTATCGCGGGTGCTGTCCTTATTTGGGATCGTGCAGTTGCTCGAAAAAATCACCCATCTGATGATTCGTTTGGTTCAAGGGAATAACGTTCAACAAGGAGAATCGTTAACCGATCTCCAACTGATGATCGAAATTCTCGGGGGTCGGGGTCAATTGGACTTGTACAAGCATCAGTTACTCAACAAAGCCCTGATGTTGGATAGTTTAAGCGCCCGGGAAGTGGTCAAACCTCGGATTGAAATGCGAACGATTTCCCATGAAGCGACGTTACAGGATTTGGTGGATTTGTGTTTAGAAACGGGATATTCGCGGATTCCCGTCCAGGAGGAATCCAAGGATAGAATTGTGGGGATCGTTCACCTCAAGCGCGCCATTCAGCAAATTAGGGCCTGTCAACAGGAAGGCATCGAGAATGGGGGCGTGACCCTGGCAATGGATCCTCCGGTTTATGTCCCGGAGACCAAACGAGTAGCCGACTTGCTCAAGGAGATGTTGCAACAGCGGCTGCATATTGCGATCGTTGTCGATGAGTATGGCGGAACCGTCGGTTTGTTGACCCTAGAAGATATTCTCGAAGAACTCGTTGGGGAAATTTACGATGAGAGTGATTTGGACAACCGGACCCACCGCAAAGGGGTTGTCAATGCCTTTCCCCTAGGTATTCGCAGCAACTGGGGGAATGGTCGATGA